In Uranotaenia lowii strain MFRU-FL chromosome 2, ASM2978415v1, whole genome shotgun sequence, one genomic interval encodes:
- the LOC129740943 gene encoding UDP-glycosyltransferase UGT5-like, whose product MGTSNLVIVLLIALISCLSVTSGSSILFLAPFNGPSHWLMLKQIIRELASRGHEITCITGIKFGEKLPNYNEVFIDPPYPMWDKFPLAAIYNTKGYTSDFNNLFLYWRLGLDNSQYGLESENVQRFLNRDDLHFDLVVSEQFFQESWLMFAHKYNAPIVTISTYGYSDFFDRAMGLLTPWSSVPHMLLDYDDGMNFSQRIYNCIISSLDYIIREFDYLPKQNALAKQYFADLERQRGPLPSVQALQKNISLILVNSHPMLAKPRPSITGLVNVAGVHIPPPKSLPSELQRFMDEAKHGVIYFSLGAYMQSSEMPLEKRNTILKVFSKLKQRVIWKFESEKIGTIPSNILIQKWAPQSDVLAHKNVILFISHGGQFGTFEAMHHGVPTLFMPFFGDQHRNANRAIRSGFAMKHLFQDITEESFGALIEEMVDNKKYLETARAISTLFRDRQNHPMNETMFWIEYVLRHRGAAHLKSKAVNLSIAQYLLLDIIGALVFGLLVTIFIMKSCCCKKGRAKKLKNQ is encoded by the exons ATGGGAACATCGAATTTAGTGATCGTTTTATTAATCGCTCTAATCAGCTGCCTTTCGGTTACTTCCGGGAGCAGCATCTTGTTTCTGGCCCCATTCAACGGACCCAGTCATTGGTTAATGTTGAAGCAAATCATCCGAGAGCTGGCTAGCCGGGGTCACGAAATCACCTGTATCACTGGCATCAAATTCGGCGAGAAGCTACCAAATTACAATGAAGTTTTCATCGATCCCCCCTACCCAATGTGGGACAAGT TTCCACTGGCAGCCATCTACAATACAAAAGGATACACCAGCGATTTCAACAATTTATTCCTGTATTGGCGCCTTGGGCTAGACAACAGTCAATATGGATTGGAAAGTGAAAACGTCCAGCGATTTCTGAACCGCGATGACCTGCACTTTGACCTGGTGGTTTCCGAACAATTCTTCCAGGAGAGTTGGCTGATGTTTGCCCACAAATACAACGCTCCGATCGTCACGATAAGCACCTATGGATACTCGGATTTCTTTGATCGCGCCATGGGACTTCTAACGCCATGGTCTTCGGTTCCACATATGCTACTGGACTACGACGACGGTATGAACTTCAGCCAACGAATCTACAATTGCATCATATCTTCTTTGGACTATATAATCCGTGAATTCGATTACCTTCCGAAGCAGAATGCATTAGCCAAACAGTACTTCGCTGACCTGGAGCGACAACGTGGACCTTTACCCAGTGTACAAGCGTTACAGAAAAATATTTCGCTCATCCTAGTCAACAGTCATCCAATGCTGGCAAAACCACGACCATCAATTACGGGTTTGGTAAACGTTGCTGGAGTCCATATTCCACCCCCAAAATCTTTACCGTCTGAGCTTCAACGTTTCATGGACGAGGCAAAACATGGCGTTATCTACTTTTCGCTTGGAGCATACATGCAAAGCTCAGAAATGCCCTTGGAGAAACGAAATACGATTCTGAAAGTATTTTCAAAGCTCAAACAACGCGTTATTTGGAAGTTTGAATCCGAAAAAATCGGAACGATACCCTCAAACATTCTCATACAAAAATGGGCGCCTCAGAGTGACGTATTGGCCCATAAAAACGTGATCCTATTTATTTCACACGGAGGCCAATTCGGAACGTTCGAAGCAATGCATCACGGAGTGCCCACCTTGTTTATGCCGTTTTTCGGGGATCAGCACCGCAATGCGAATCGTGCTATCCGATCTGGTTTCGCCATGAAGCATCTGTTCCAGGACATCACGGAAGAATCATTCGGAGCGCTAATCGAAGAAATGgttgataacaaaaaataccttgaaacGGCAAGGGCGATTTCGACTCTGTTCCGTGATCGACAAAACCATCCGATGAACGAGACAATGTTTTGGATTGAATATGTGCTGCGACATAGAGGTGCTGcacatttgaaatcaaaagccGTCAATCTGTCGATTGCTCAATATCTGCTGCTTGACATCATAGGGGCATTAGTGTTTGGTTTACTAGTTACGATCTTCATTATGAAAAGTTGTTGTTGTAAGAAGGGAAGGGCGAAGAAACTAAAGAATCAATAA